Below is a genomic region from Rana temporaria chromosome 3, aRanTem1.1, whole genome shotgun sequence.
agcttactgaggagaaacaggaagtgagaaattcagacaaaaatacattttaaagggaaatttaaggaaaaggtaagtgaaccaacaatgcactggtttaaaggaacctatttagaaaataaaaaacaaacaaacctttacaacccctttaagcactttggggtagatttacagaaactggagcactcagaaacaGGTGCAGCTgtgatggtagccaatcagcttctagctttggCTTGCTTAATTAAGATTTGACAATTAaagctggaagctgattagtttctatgcagagctgcgcctgattttgcactcagcagttttaataaataaaccccattgtatgTGTCTACTGTGACTAGAGATGAggctcagatcacattttattggCAATTTACTGCAGAAATGTAAACAGAGCTTGCAAGGATCTGCAGATCTGCTTTGGTGGTACCAGTGAAGCCGGGTACATTTGAAGATTCGCTTGACATTTACAATGTTGTAAAACATGTTGTAAATGTCAAAGTCAAGGAATTGACTGGGTTAAAGATTGACAGTTCCATTGTACACACCCAGCACTCTGATCAGGAAGAGTCAGATGACGTGACAGCGCTGCTTCCTGCAACAACCTTTGCTGAACTTagaaaaacgctgcaaaaatggATCCTCCTCCTGACATCACAATCATAGAGAACCTGACCTCAGCGAAAGAGCAAGCTGAGAATAAAGTTCGGGATCTACAGGAACACCAAAGAAAAGTTCAATTCAAAGCAGTTGGAGAAGCAGAGAGAGTCACTGCCCTGTTTAGAGACATCAAGAGTAAGTTGGATGACCTAGAGATGGAGGCTTTGAAGGAGATCTCCAGGCAGAAAGAGCAGCTTGAATGCTCAATTGCTGATCTGCTGCAGCAGCTGGAAATGAAGAAGGATGATTTGTCCAAGAAGATAAGTGATCTTGAGAAACTGTGTAACGCGAATGATCCATCAATAGCCTTGCAGGAGTGGAAGGTTGATGAACTCCTGGGAGAAGATGGTGGCCAGGTTGGTGACCTAGATGAAGGTCAGATTACTGTGACTTTACACCAAGGTCTATCAGACATCATGACTGCTGCAAAAAGACAACTGTATGCTTCAGAGTTGACATTGGACATCAAAACTGCCGCTCAAGATGTCGCCATGCTGGGTGACTTGAAAACTGCGCTGACTGCAGAAATAGATCAACATCGACCAGAAACACCAGAGAGATTTAAGAGATCAAAAGTTCTAAGTGAAGACATTTTTTTGTCAGGTAGACATTATTGGGAAGTGGAACTCAGCCCTTGTGGAGTGTGGTACGTAGGGGTGTCCTATGCCAGTGTGGATAAGGACGGGCTCAAATCTTTTCTTGGTAATAATGACAAGTCCTGGTGCATATGCCTCTTTTATAAAGATTACACCGCCATTCACAATTCACAAATAACTGAGCTGCTGATGGAATCATCTTTGAAATTATTAGGAATTTATTTAGATTATGAGGCCGGGCAGCTGTCATTTTATCAGCTAGGTGACCCAATCAGACACCTGCACACCTTCACCGCCACCTTCACAGAGCCTCTTCACGCTGCGTTTGCTCTTTCTCGTAATTCTTGGGTAAAAATCAGAAATTAGGATAATTGATATACAGTGTATAGTCAAAGGTATGTGGACACCCCTCCAAATGATTGCGTTCTTGGGGACAATGACGGATCGGAAGACATGACTTGACACGTttgttgtggagaaacttgagttGCATGGAGTAGTTTGGCAGATTGATGTTAAATTCACACATTTTttgactaaaaataataataattattatcatacaggatttatatagcaccaacagtttgcgcagtgctttacagcgTGAgggcaattcaatacaggaggaatcagagggccctgctcattagcgcTTACAATCTAACAATGAACCAATTTTTTAAGCATTTTGTTTAAAAATCGCAGTTTCTAATATTTAGGAGCTCCTTTGATTGTGGATAACAGAGGATGAGGTATTGTTGTAGGTTCAAGGACTGTACTGACAAAGCTGCTTGAGCTGGCTGCGGACCATTGGGGTTTTAAAACCACAAAAAAGTCAGGTTTTttaagggttgccacctcatccctttaaccacttgaccactgggcacttaaacccccttcctaaccagaccaattttcagctttcggtgctctcacaatttcaatgacaattactcagtcatacaacattgtgcccatctgaaatttttgtccttttttccccacaaatagagctttcttttggtggtatttgatcacctctgggttttttattttttgcgctataaaagaaaaaacactgaaaattctgtaaaaatttaaaaaatatcttgtttctgtcatattagcaggtattgcggagtattgggggtattgcagagtattggtggtattgcagagtatggggggggggggtggtattgcagagtatggggagggggggtattgcagagtatgggggggtattgcagagtatggggggtattggtgttattgcagagtattgcgcagggatggatggctggatctgtgactgcatttgtcacagatccagcccacagcagctgctgctgcttccgttctcccccctctcctctcacactgtaccgatcggtacagagaggagagggaggaaccggcgtcatcacatgacgccggtttgtttacaagtgatcgctccgtcatttgacagagccatcacgtggtaaacggccgctagcaatttaccgcgatctgctatgcgccgggtcttctagacccggcgctcacagatgattccgggagcgcgccccagggggcgcgcgagaggaggattctgggaggacatcccagggacgtcctcccagaacaactccaccgcgctgtagacgtcttttgtctatggcgcggtggcaaagaggttaaacccaaacacaggttctgaggccaaCTTAATGCAGATAGGGCACCAAATGAGTTTAATTACtgcctaaggctcgattcacacctttgcatgttgcttttgagcgtttttgcagtgctttttgcggtgcttgctgcattttttgacatgcgtttttaccacgattttactgcgatttgcgttttttttttttttttttagccagcaattttaattttttttacatttcctttaacaaccagctataaacaggttaaaaaaaaacgcggcaaaATCGCGATACTTGCGTTTTGgttgcgggtccattgaattctattacatgcaaaacgctgctttttgcaggaaaaaaaaaaaagtccctgaccctttccaaaaatgcaaagGCACAAAAAAGgattgatgtgaacatgtgaacatttccctgcatttctgtaaaatgcataaaaaaaataaaaaaagcattagtgtgaatggagccttaatcagccacagaacctgtgtaattcatatgtgttcaggtttaaagatgaggtggcaaccctagggttTGATCCTGTTggcttattattaaaaaaaaaaagtttttagcaCATCACGCCCATCTTTCATTACCATGGTCATGTTATTTCTCCTTGTAGGCAGTG
It encodes:
- the LOC120932857 gene encoding probable E3 ubiquitin-protein ligase TRIML1, which encodes MDPPPDITIIENLTSAKEQAENKVRDLQEHQRKVQFKAVGEAERVTALFRDIKSKLDDLEMEALKEISRQKEQLECSIADLLQQLEMKKDDLSKKISDLEKLCNANDPSIALQEWKVDELLGEDGGQVGDLDEGQITVTLHQGLSDIMTAAKRQLYASELTLDIKTAAQDVAMLGDLKTALTAEIDQHRPETPERFKRSKVLSEDIFLSGRHYWEVELSPCGVWQ